In Ruminococcaceae bacterium R-25, one genomic interval encodes:
- a CDS encoding SH3 domain-containing protein, which yields MNRKRFTLALVAAMTIGALCLGIAACGKKPEPTETTTETSEVTTTTTTTAPTTTLTEYSGPMQNTTEINWKETQLESPATYYVKVSKGEFLNVRSGPGTSYPIVAKLTRGQSVTVVARSNGIWYKTQDGYFISETYLSGKIPN from the coding sequence GTGAATAGAAAAAGATTTACATTAGCCCTTGTAGCCGCTATGACTATCGGTGCTTTGTGCCTTGGTATTGCAGCTTGCGGAAAAAAGCCTGAGCCTACTGAGACAACGACTGAGACTTCCGAGGTTACAACAACTACCACCACCACAGCTCCGACAACGACGCTTACCGAATATTCCGGACCGATGCAGAATACTACTGAAATTAACTGGAAAGAGACCCAGCTCGAGTCACCTGCCACATATTATGTAAAGGTTTCCAAGGGCGAGTTCCTTAATGTCAGAAGCGGCCCCGGTACTTCATATCCTATCGTTGCCAAGCTTACAAGAGGTCAGTCAGTAACTGTAGTCGCAAGATCCAACGGTATTTGGTATAAGACACAGGACGGATACTTCATCTCAGAGACATATCTCTCAGGAAAGATCCCTAACTAA
- a CDS encoding endoglucanase, whose translation MNKLTYGIAVFIISGALLLSSCSMNLGPETLPSIKPTTTTTETETSATTQTIKPEATDPFSTAVVTESVVEKNGFLMVKDSKLLNIRGQEVVLKGMSSFGIQDCGDFFTFDAIKTLAQDWGCDVVRIVINGDANTGYMKEPDKYFDPICKICDLCIKQGIYVIVDWNVGYEKDSSENKKAAVDFFNRISVIYAEDPNVIYEINNDPIAVDEEHPIKDEWAKAIAPFASEVITAIRKNSPKSLVVVGTPDFGLDVESASKAKLKFDNVVYGCRFFSGSASDEQREKIKEAMGKGICVFVTEWGLCSPDCKGGVYYLESDKWISFFDENKISWCNYAIGSYINNDANALALLNSQYRDEQKASHWPDGLISKSGQYAKEKLLAGKVAETEETSASSDPSDSSASSASSETTKST comes from the coding sequence ATGAACAAACTAACTTACGGAATAGCCGTATTCATTATATCAGGGGCCTTATTGCTGTCTTCTTGTTCGATGAATTTGGGACCGGAGACACTCCCTTCGATAAAACCCACTACAACAACAACCGAGACTGAGACTTCTGCTACCACACAGACCATTAAGCCAGAGGCTACAGATCCTTTCAGCACTGCAGTCGTTACCGAGAGCGTAGTCGAAAAGAACGGCTTCTTAATGGTTAAGGATTCCAAACTGTTAAATATCAGGGGTCAGGAAGTAGTGCTTAAGGGCATGAGCTCTTTCGGTATCCAGGATTGCGGCGATTTCTTTACTTTCGATGCTATCAAGACCCTTGCACAGGACTGGGGCTGTGATGTCGTAAGGATCGTGATCAACGGCGATGCAAATACCGGTTATATGAAAGAACCCGATAAGTACTTTGACCCTATCTGCAAGATCTGTGATCTGTGCATCAAGCAGGGCATCTACGTTATCGTTGACTGGAATGTAGGTTACGAAAAGGATTCTTCTGAAAACAAGAAGGCTGCTGTGGATTTCTTTAACAGGATTTCCGTTATCTATGCTGAAGATCCTAATGTTATCTATGAGATCAATAACGATCCTATAGCAGTTGATGAAGAGCACCCGATCAAGGACGAATGGGCAAAGGCTATTGCTCCTTTTGCGTCTGAAGTCATCACCGCGATCAGAAAGAACAGCCCTAAGAGTCTGGTTGTTGTCGGCACGCCTGATTTTGGTCTTGATGTTGAATCAGCTTCCAAGGCAAAGCTTAAGTTCGATAATGTCGTTTACGGCTGCCGTTTCTTCTCAGGTTCAGCATCTGATGAACAGAGAGAAAAGATCAAGGAAGCTATGGGGAAGGGCATCTGCGTATTCGTAACAGAATGGGGTCTTTGCAGCCCTGACTGCAAAGGCGGCGTATATTACCTTGAGAGCGATAAGTGGATTTCTTTCTTTGATGAGAACAAGATCTCCTGGTGCAATTATGCCATCGGAAGCTATATAAATAATGATGCAAATGCTCTTGCGCTCTTAAACAGCCAGTACAGGGATGAGCAGAAGGCTTCACACTGGCCTGACGGCTTGATCTCTAAGTCCGGCCAGTATGCAAAGGAAAAGCTCCTTGCAGGCAAGGTCGCTGAAACAGAAGAAACATCTGCATCTTCAGATCCTTCTGATTCTTCAGCTTCTTCGGCATCTTCTGAAACTACCAAGTCAACATAA
- a CDS encoding HEAT repeat protein, translating into MGRTDALKEKILKLGSKQKLGALMKYSDSTEDDVRMTVAMAMGMCPSYESGMALIPLLRDSSPMVRAAAATAAADIHAKHCEEYVKKLAFADSDPNVRQVAKAAFDKLKDSVV; encoded by the coding sequence ATGGGACGCACCGACGCTTTGAAAGAAAAAATCCTTAAACTCGGATCGAAGCAAAAACTTGGCGCACTGATGAAATATTCTGACAGCACCGAAGACGACGTTCGTATGACTGTGGCAATGGCTATGGGTATGTGCCCTTCTTATGAGTCAGGCATGGCTCTCATCCCTCTCTTACGTGATTCATCTCCTATGGTAAGAGCAGCAGCAGCTACCGCAGCAGCTGATATCCACGCTAAGCATTGCGAGGAATACGTTAAGAAACTCGCATTCGCTGACTCCGACCCTAACGTAAGACAGGTTGCAAAGGCAGCATTCGATAAACTCAAAGATTCCGTTGTATAA
- a CDS encoding transferase family hexapeptide repeat protein, with the protein MIETKDLIDLTHTLAAPILEDKKYPWEALPLIKEFILKLGPTLDPEIYEQKAEDIWIAKSAKVFDSAYIAGPCIIGPETEVRQCAFIRGSALIGSKCVIGNSTELKNVIISDNVQVPHYNYVGDSILGYKSHLGAGAITSNVKSDKTLVCVKNGDEVIETGLKKFAAIVGDNVEVGCQSVLNPGTVIGRGCRVYPLSRVRGVIPEKHIFKDKDEIVPIEE; encoded by the coding sequence ATGATTGAGACAAAAGATCTTATCGATTTGACACACACGCTTGCAGCTCCCATTTTGGAAGATAAGAAGTATCCCTGGGAAGCATTGCCGCTCATTAAGGAATTCATCCTTAAGTTAGGCCCCACGCTCGACCCTGAGATCTATGAGCAGAAAGCAGAAGATATCTGGATCGCAAAGAGCGCCAAGGTTTTCGATTCCGCTTATATCGCAGGACCCTGCATCATCGGACCTGAGACGGAAGTACGTCAGTGCGCATTCATCAGAGGCAGCGCTCTTATAGGTTCCAAGTGCGTTATCGGTAACTCCACAGAGCTTAAGAACGTAATCATCAGCGACAACGTTCAAGTTCCTCACTATAACTATGTAGGTGACTCCATCCTCGGATACAAGTCACACCTTGGTGCAGGCGCCATCACATCAAACGTTAAGTCCGATAAGACATTGGTCTGCGTTAAGAACGGTGACGAAGTAATCGAGACAGGCCTCAAGAAGTTTGCTGCTATCGTCGGCGACAACGTAGAAGTAGGCTGCCAGAGCGTTCTTAACCCCGGTACAGTCATCGGCAGAGGCTGCCGCGTATATCCTCTCTCAAGAGTAAGAGGAGTTATCCCTGAAAAGCACATCTTCAAGGATAAGGACGAAATCGTACCGATTGAGGAATAA
- a CDS encoding alkaline phosphatase isozyme conversion protein, with translation MSNTKFTKLIATALCFAVLTGPLVLTSCKKNENTGTKAADYGSFGSDIAREIASKFPDRKPYSEGETATGAYIAGKIRELGYTPEIQTFEKEEVGSSANYIVKVPGTGFYCRQDDGTYQVEHRVAVIGAHYDSAMLPDYAPKEEEKKEEEKPADPDATPTERPKYVYDGISDNASGTACVLTAMKAFKEYKDIAYDVWFVFFGAGTDDQAGAEAFCASLKGEELYSIDVMYDIDSLYAGDKVYASSGFKSLNTNQKYEMRRKLYQAYDVCFANPLYTNYRFDLCYNESGLKFDVNGDGYKDIFNEIPNTISDYKPFDDRGIVIVYFESYDYNYTDLEKMKETKNLNLQDFGGKVRRTPSDCTYFLDSLLVTEDIDRNEDGEIDCTGDRLQIRVNCVAFIVIEALLKGSDKGMTPAQYEAFKIESTKQTYFTESSETST, from the coding sequence ATGAGCAACACTAAGTTCACAAAATTAATAGCAACTGCCTTGTGCTTTGCGGTTTTGACAGGACCGCTCGTTTTGACTTCCTGCAAGAAAAATGAGAATACAGGCACCAAAGCAGCTGATTACGGCTCTTTCGGTTCTGATATCGCCAGAGAGATCGCTTCGAAATTCCCTGACAGGAAACCTTATTCGGAGGGCGAGACCGCGACAGGCGCTTATATCGCCGGAAAGATCAGGGAATTAGGCTATACGCCTGAGATCCAGACTTTCGAAAAAGAAGAAGTCGGAAGTTCGGCAAACTATATCGTTAAGGTACCGGGTACCGGTTTTTACTGCCGTCAGGACGACGGTACATATCAGGTTGAGCACAGGGTCGCAGTGATCGGTGCTCACTACGATTCGGCTATGCTTCCTGATTATGCTCCGAAAGAAGAGGAGAAGAAGGAAGAGGAAAAGCCCGCAGATCCTGATGCTACGCCGACCGAGCGCCCGAAATATGTATATGACGGCATTTCAGACAACGCTTCCGGAACGGCATGTGTTTTGACCGCCATGAAGGCTTTCAAGGAATATAAGGACATCGCTTACGATGTCTGGTTCGTATTTTTCGGTGCCGGAACAGATGACCAGGCAGGAGCTGAGGCATTCTGCGCTTCTTTAAAGGGTGAAGAGCTCTACAGCATCGATGTAATGTACGATATCGACAGCTTATATGCAGGCGATAAAGTCTATGCATCTTCAGGTTTTAAGTCTCTTAATACCAACCAGAAGTATGAGATGAGAAGAAAGCTCTATCAGGCTTATGACGTATGCTTTGCAAATCCTCTTTATACAAATTACAGATTTGACCTCTGCTACAACGAGTCCGGATTAAAGTTCGATGTAAACGGCGATGGCTATAAGGATATCTTCAATGAGATCCCCAACACCATTTCCGATTATAAACCGTTCGACGACAGGGGAATCGTAATAGTCTATTTCGAGAGCTACGATTATAACTATACAGATCTTGAAAAGATGAAGGAGACAAAGAACCTAAACCTTCAGGATTTCGGCGGAAAGGTCAGAAGAACGCCTTCGGACTGCACTTATTTCCTGGATTCTCTCCTCGTTACCGAAGATATAGACCGTAATGAAGACGGCGAGATCGACTGCACCGGAGACAGGCTCCAGATAAGGGTCAACTGCGTTGCATTTATTGTTATTGAGGCTCTGCTGAAGGGTTCTGACAAGGGTATGACGCCTGCCCAGTATGAAGCTTTCAAGATAGAATCGACCAAGCAGACATATTTTACCGAGTCTTCTGAAACCTCAACTTAA
- a CDS encoding zinc ribbon protein → MRICVNCNAELKDDDLFCKHCGLKVAERLSKEDSISLASELEKRFAERTRIKREISDMEHESLKYRLPSKRPRYSAFRFFWPFLIWSQLAVVGVAIILIIFLFAGAFDNYSSDSIKALVYLLGIPAEGVTMIIGAVVARLKRDRLNMKLEEEEQIIINKQRNIEVRIAELRSILNQCEYNLPGLENRVPAFLRTEQGMRKVRMLLESGEAEDFDHAILICK, encoded by the coding sequence ATGAGGATATGTGTTAATTGCAACGCTGAGCTTAAAGATGACGATCTTTTCTGCAAACATTGCGGTTTGAAGGTGGCGGAAAGGCTCTCTAAAGAAGACAGCATTTCTCTTGCATCTGAGCTCGAAAAGAGATTCGCCGAGCGGACGAGGATCAAAAGGGAGATCTCCGATATGGAGCATGAAAGCCTTAAATACCGGCTTCCTTCTAAAAGACCCAGATATTCCGCATTTAGGTTTTTCTGGCCTTTTTTGATCTGGTCACAATTGGCTGTTGTCGGAGTTGCGATCATATTGATCATTTTCCTGTTTGCCGGCGCTTTCGATAACTACAGTTCAGATAGTATCAAAGCACTCGTGTATCTGCTTGGTATTCCCGCAGAAGGCGTGACGATGATCATCGGTGCTGTTGTCGCGCGTCTGAAAAGAGACAGGCTTAATATGAAGCTTGAAGAAGAAGAACAGATCATAATCAACAAGCAGAGGAATATCGAAGTCAGGATCGCTGAACTCAGGAGTATATTAAATCAGTGCGAATACAACTTGCCGGGCCTTGAGAACAGGGTGCCCGCGTTTTTGCGCACTGAACAGGGCATGAGAAAGGTAAGAATGCTCCTTGAAAGCGGTGAAGCTGAAGACTTCGACCATGCAATCCTTATCTGCAAGTGA
- a CDS encoding DNA gyrase subunit B: MPGKKDYGNESISMLKGEDRVRLRPAVIFGSDNLEGCIHSFFEILSNSIDEAREGHGDKIIITRFADGTIEVEDFGRGIPMDYNAKEGRYNWELVYCELYAGGKYNNNSSGDYEFSLGLNGLGACATQYASEFFQVTVFRDHTKYEMGFKKGVPVTELMQEPYRFKRTGTIQRWKPDTEVFTEIIIPLETFKEIIKRQSVINSGIEFILKDAESGEEFSFMYPEGIKGYVDELNDMKGFTETYTFSGEGRGRDKEDRDEYKVRAEVAFCFNNEVNALEYFHNSSFLEHGGSPDKAVRNAFVAEIDKQIKLKEKYKANESRITFQDIADSLILVTNTFSTQTSYENQTKKAINNKFIQDFMTQLIRDNLEIWFIENKDFAAKTIEQILINKRARENAEKAKVNIKKTLMGKVDINNRIKKFVDCRTKDVEKRELYIVEGDSALGSVKLGRDAEFQAVMPVRGKILNCLKADYATIFKSEIITDLLKVLGCGVEIKNKHTKDMSAFNLDDLRWNKIIICTDADVDGFQIRTLILAMLYRLTPTLIEKGYVYIAESPLFEITYRPKGKNAQEETFFAFNEKEKAEILSKVDPKLCTIQRSKGLGENEPEMMWKTTMNPKSRRLIKACPEDAMRTAEVFDLLLGDNLAGRKLHIEMDGKKYLDMLDLG, encoded by the coding sequence ATGCCGGGTAAGAAAGATTACGGCAACGAGAGCATTTCGATGCTCAAGGGCGAAGATCGTGTAAGACTTCGTCCGGCTGTTATTTTCGGTTCAGACAATCTCGAAGGATGCATTCATTCCTTCTTTGAGATTCTTTCGAACTCAATCGACGAGGCCAGAGAAGGTCACGGCGATAAGATCATCATCACAAGATTCGCGGACGGTACGATCGAAGTAGAGGACTTCGGACGCGGAATCCCTATGGATTACAATGCCAAAGAGGGCAGATATAACTGGGAACTCGTTTACTGCGAGCTTTATGCGGGCGGTAAGTATAACAATAATTCATCGGGCGACTATGAATTCTCACTGGGTCTTAACGGTCTTGGTGCGTGCGCCACACAGTATGCGTCTGAATTCTTCCAGGTAACCGTTTTCAGAGACCATACAAAGTACGAGATGGGCTTTAAGAAGGGTGTCCCTGTAACCGAACTCATGCAGGAGCCTTACAGATTTAAGAGAACAGGTACGATCCAGCGCTGGAAGCCTGATACAGAGGTCTTTACCGAGATCATAATTCCTCTCGAGACATTTAAGGAGATCATCAAGCGCCAGTCCGTTATCAACAGCGGAATCGAGTTCATCCTTAAGGATGCCGAGTCAGGCGAAGAGTTCTCATTCATGTATCCTGAGGGAATCAAGGGATATGTCGATGAATTGAACGACATGAAGGGCTTTACCGAGACATATACATTCTCAGGCGAAGGCAGAGGCCGTGATAAGGAAGACCGTGACGAATACAAGGTAAGGGCAGAGGTCGCATTCTGCTTCAATAACGAAGTAAATGCTTTGGAATACTTCCATAACTCCAGTTTCCTTGAGCATGGCGGCTCGCCGGATAAGGCTGTAAGAAATGCCTTTGTCGCAGAGATCGACAAGCAGATAAAGCTTAAGGAGAAATATAAGGCCAATGAGTCGAGGATCACTTTCCAGGATATAGCTGATTCATTGATCCTTGTAACCAATACCTTCTCTACTCAGACATCTTATGAGAACCAGACCAAAAAGGCCATCAACAACAAGTTCATCCAGGACTTCATGACACAGCTTATCAGGGATAACCTGGAGATCTGGTTTATCGAGAATAAGGATTTTGCTGCCAAGACGATCGAGCAGATCCTAATTAATAAGCGTGCGCGCGAAAATGCCGAGAAGGCAAAGGTCAACATCAAGAAGACCTTAATGGGCAAGGTCGATATCAACAACCGTATCAAGAAGTTCGTTGACTGCAGAACAAAAGATGTTGAAAAGCGCGAGCTCTACATCGTAGAGGGTGACTCCGCTTTGGGTTCCGTTAAGCTCGGCCGTGACGCTGAATTCCAGGCTGTCATGCCTGTAAGAGGTAAGATCTTAAACTGCCTTAAGGCTGATTATGCAACCATCTTTAAGAGCGAGATCATCACAGACCTTCTTAAGGTATTGGGATGCGGCGTTGAGATCAAGAATAAGCACACCAAGGACATGAGTGCATTTAATCTCGATGATCTCAGATGGAACAAGATCATAATCTGTACCGATGCCGACGTCGACGGATTCCAGATCAGAACACTGATCCTTGCGATGCTCTACAGACTTACTCCTACTCTTATCGAGAAGGGCTATGTCTATATAGCTGAATCTCCGCTTTTCGAGATCACATACAGACCTAAGGGAAAGAATGCGCAGGAAGAAACCTTCTTCGCGTTTAACGAGAAGGAAAAGGCTGAGATATTATCCAAGGTCGATCCCAAGCTCTGCACGATCCAGAGATCCAAAGGTTTGGGCGAGAACGAGCCTGAGATGATGTGGAAGACCACAATGAATCCGAAGTCCAGAAGACTTATCAAGGCTTGTCCTGAAGATGCAATGAGAACTGCTGAAGTTTTCGATCTTCTTTTAGGAGACAACCTCGCAGGAAGAAAACTCCATATCGAGATGGACGGCAAGAAGTACCTCGATATGCTTGATTTAGGGTGA
- a CDS encoding 3-dehydroquinate synthase, whose translation MDRLECNRSYDCFTGSGIAEEFIAGFILEQYDNKDLSGCGIKVAIVSDRQVSAYYYNSFEKQFALRDIKTYLITVEEGEQNKNLSQVNEVVKELNEFGLNSNDWIIGFGGGSVLDITAFASALYTGRSRYIAVPTTLSSMSETCCADKACLNSGSRKNTASVAISQTAVFVDPVYLSTVPKKFIPNGYSQIIRYALLADFGLLTELIELSGSKPSDIRVFLNRVYAARAAIDKKNPLLLTLGSELSEAIEGYFRFMNYSEGEALALSLYATVPDKVRPAFKAIYLKLGLPTELKGVSFNAIMNSLKDSYRKGSVSNDPLVCYEETDGKGSWAIKNPDTEEALAILEERLKNITSCSSQVASKEEET comes from the coding sequence TTGGACAGACTTGAATGTAACAGAAGCTACGATTGCTTTACGGGAAGCGGCATTGCGGAGGAATTTATCGCAGGCTTTATTCTCGAGCAGTACGACAACAAGGACTTAAGCGGCTGCGGGATCAAAGTCGCAATTGTCTCTGACAGACAGGTCAGCGCTTATTACTACAATTCATTTGAAAAGCAGTTCGCTTTAAGGGACATTAAGACATACCTTATCACGGTAGAAGAGGGCGAACAGAATAAGAATCTTTCACAGGTAAATGAAGTTGTTAAAGAGTTAAACGAGTTCGGTCTTAACAGCAATGACTGGATCATTGGCTTCGGCGGCGGCTCTGTCCTTGATATCACGGCTTTTGCCTCAGCTCTTTACACCGGAAGATCACGTTATATCGCAGTTCCGACGACTCTGTCTTCCATGTCGGAGACATGCTGCGCAGATAAGGCCTGCCTTAACTCCGGAAGCCGCAAGAATACTGCTTCCGTGGCAATTTCCCAGACTGCCGTATTTGTCGATCCCGTTTATCTTTCGACAGTTCCGAAAAAATTTATTCCGAACGGTTATTCTCAGATAATAAGATATGCATTGCTTGCCGATTTCGGGCTTTTGACCGAGCTTATCGAGCTTTCGGGCTCAAAGCCTTCGGACATCAGGGTTTTCTTAAACCGCGTATATGCTGCAAGGGCTGCGATCGACAAGAAGAATCCTTTGCTTTTGACACTCGGTTCCGAGCTCTCGGAAGCAATCGAAGGATATTTCAGGTTCATGAATTATTCGGAGGGAGAGGCTCTGGCTTTGAGCCTTTATGCCACCGTTCCCGATAAGGTAAGACCAGCTTTTAAGGCGATCTATCTTAAACTCGGGCTCCCGACAGAACTCAAGGGCGTAAGTTTTAATGCGATAATGAACTCTCTTAAGGATTCATACAGGAAAGGCTCTGTTTCTAACGATCCCCTCGTCTGTTATGAAGAGACAGACGGCAAGGGCAGCTGGGCCATTAAGAATCCTGATACGGAAGAGGCTTTGGCCATTTTGGAGGAGCGTTTGAAGAATATCACGTCCTGCTCATCACAAGTTGCCTCAAAAGAAGAGGAAACTTAG
- a CDS encoding glutamyl-tRNA synthetase, whose product MKIRTRFAPSPTGFMHVGNLRTALYEYLTAKHEGGTFVLRIEDTDRERYVEGATQVIYDTLKLAGLEHDEGPDIGGEFGPYVQSERLSMYKPYAEQLVEQGKAYRCFCTKERLEALKENAPEGTGYDRHCRDLSPEEIQKNLDAGMPYVIRQKMPLTGSTSYHDLVYGDITFPNEDLDDQVLIKTDGFPTYNFANVIDDHTMGITHVVRGSEYLSSTPKYNLLYEAFGWEIPTYIHLPLIMGKSVDEEGNEVISKLSKRHGSTGFMDLINEGYLPEAIINYIALLGWAPKDTREIFSLPELIEAFDINGISKSPAVFDYDKLSWVNQEHIKAMSDEDFLTHAKPFYDEAGVDPSCYALLAELLKPRIAKFNEITEKLSFIKEYGDFDLALFEHKKSKSTLESSKEMLEKAIPVLENLDWDRDAITEAMKTLAESLEVKNSVVMWPVRIAAAGVAVTPGGCAEVMLLLGKEESLRRIKYAYSRL is encoded by the coding sequence ATGAAAATAAGAACGAGATTCGCACCCAGCCCCACTGGTTTTATGCATGTCGGCAATCTTCGCACAGCGCTTTACGAGTACCTTACGGCCAAGCACGAAGGCGGCACTTTTGTATTGAGGATCGAGGATACCGACCGTGAACGTTATGTAGAGGGTGCAACTCAGGTTATATATGATACCTTGAAGCTTGCAGGTCTTGAGCATGACGAAGGACCTGATATCGGCGGCGAGTTCGGACCTTATGTCCAGAGCGAGAGACTTTCTATGTATAAGCCTTATGCTGAGCAGCTCGTTGAGCAAGGCAAGGCTTACAGATGCTTCTGCACCAAGGAGCGCCTTGAGGCTCTTAAGGAGAATGCTCCTGAAGGAACAGGCTACGACAGACACTGCAGAGACTTATCTCCTGAAGAGATCCAGAAGAATCTGGATGCAGGTATGCCCTATGTAATCCGCCAGAAGATGCCCCTTACAGGCTCTACTTCTTATCACGACCTCGTTTATGGCGATATCACATTCCCCAACGAGGATCTGGACGACCAGGTGCTTATCAAGACAGACGGCTTCCCTACATATAACTTCGCAAACGTAATCGATGACCACACAATGGGAATCACACACGTTGTAAGAGGTTCCGAGTACTTATCTTCAACACCTAAGTACAACCTCCTCTATGAGGCATTCGGCTGGGAGATCCCCACATATATCCACCTGCCGCTCATTATGGGCAAGTCAGTTGACGAGGAAGGAAATGAGGTTATCTCCAAGCTCTCCAAGCGTCACGGCTCCACAGGCTTTATGGATCTCATAAACGAAGGTTACCTCCCTGAGGCGATCATCAACTATATCGCACTCTTAGGCTGGGCTCCCAAGGACACAAGAGAGATCTTCTCCCTGCCTGAACTCATCGAAGCATTCGATATCAACGGCATCTCCAAGTCACCTGCCGTTTTCGACTACGACAAGCTCTCATGGGTCAACCAGGAACACATCAAGGCAATGTCCGATGAGGATTTCCTTACACACGCAAAGCCTTTCTACGATGAGGCAGGTGTCGATCCTTCATGCTATGCACTCCTTGCAGAGCTCTTGAAGCCCAGGATCGCTAAATTCAACGAGATCACAGAGAAGCTCTCATTCATTAAGGAATACGGAGACTTCGACCTCGCACTTTTCGAGCACAAGAAGAGCAAGTCCACTTTGGAATCTTCCAAGGAAATGCTCGAAAAGGCAATCCCCGTTTTGGAGAACTTAGACTGGGACAGAGACGCTATCACTGAGGCAATGAAGACATTGGCAGAGAGCCTTGAAGTCAAGAACTCTGTTGTTATGTGGCCTGTAAGGATCGCAGCTGCAGGCGTTGCGGTAACCCCCGGCGGATGCGCTGAGGTTATGCTCCTTTTAGGCAAGGAAGAATCCTTAAGAAGAATTAAATACGCTTATTCAAGACTTTGA
- a CDS encoding ribosomal-protein-alanine N-acetyltransferase yields MSRTGYKVANDRNRYEVLALETERLRLSVLRKSEASRVNAYFVKNRDFHKKYSQTHTEDYFTVSMQRKYLAYDYNSFLDGTLVPLWITLKETGEIIGRVSFFNFAFGGMMSCACGYHLDKDHTGKGYMTEALKGAMAFVFDEYKLHRIEAFIVPDNEPSLNLVKRCGFHYEGRRISYMHINGRYRDHDAFYILEDDVK; encoded by the coding sequence ATGTCCAGGACAGGATATAAGGTCGCTAATGACAGGAACAGATATGAAGTTCTTGCTTTGGAGACTGAGCGTTTAAGGCTTTCTGTCCTTCGTAAGAGTGAGGCTTCAAGAGTTAACGCTTATTTTGTTAAGAACAGGGATTTCCATAAGAAGTATTCCCAGACTCATACGGAAGATTATTTCACTGTCTCAATGCAGAGGAAGTATCTTGCGTATGACTACAATTCTTTTCTTGACGGGACACTGGTTCCTTTGTGGATCACGCTGAAGGAAACGGGGGAGATCATAGGAAGGGTATCTTTCTTTAATTTCGCTTTCGGCGGAATGATGTCCTGCGCCTGTGGTTATCACCTGGATAAGGACCATACAGGGAAAGGGTACATGACTGAGGCGTTAAAGGGCGCCATGGCCTTTGTTTTCGATGAATATAAGCTGCACAGGATCGAAGCTTTTATCGTGCCTGATAACGAACCTTCGTTAAATCTGGTAAAAAGGTGCGGATTCCATTACGAGGGAAGAAGGATATCCTACATGCATATTAACGGCAGATACAGGGACCATGATGCGTTTTATATCCTTGAAGATGACGTGAAATAG
- a CDS encoding double zinc ribbon protein, whose protein sequence is MNCVKCGSVIAEGNRFCMICGTPVPAVETPAAQASAPDPAPAQAEQGQPAPEKPSIPYCQPVMDGANITLPLSRKFRVRCPDCGHVSDDIKRDLTAGFPCPVCKKAYAYGGQVLIYRMGCFHPLFAATPMSIFIDGLDYGRITNQESVRIMLPAGPHVVCCGNSTKQSKAFQIVVSPQYYNFAFKFNLVYEGPFTYPGRGIPMEFKQCAPEEIPNI, encoded by the coding sequence ATGAATTGTGTTAAGTGTGGTTCTGTAATTGCAGAAGGAAACAGGTTCTGTATGATCTGCGGAACGCCTGTTCCGGCTGTAGAAACACCTGCTGCTCAGGCTTCAGCACCTGATCCGGCACCTGCCCAGGCAGAACAGGGTCAGCCGGCTCCTGAAAAGCCTTCGATTCCTTATTGCCAGCCGGTTATGGACGGCGCTAATATCACTCTTCCTTTGAGCAGGAAGTTCAGAGTCCGTTGTCCTGACTGCGGACATGTTTCTGATGATATAAAGAGGGATCTTACAGCAGGGTTTCCTTGTCCGGTTTGCAAAAAAGCTTATGCTTACGGCGGACAGGTCCTGATCTACAGGATGGGATGTTTTCATCCGCTTTTTGCCGCTACTCCCATGAGCATTTTTATCGACGGCCTGGATTACGGCAGGATAACGAATCAGGAATCTGTAAGGATCATGCTTCCGGCGGGCCCTCATGTTGTCTGCTGCGGCAATTCAACCAAGCAGTCCAAGGCTTTCCAGATCGTGGTAAGCCCTCAGTACTATAATTTTGCGTTCAAGTTCAATCTTGTTTACGAAGGACCTTTTACGTATCCCGGAAGAGGAATTCCGATGGAGTTTAAACAGTGCGCTCCTGAGGAGATTCCGAACATTTGA